In a genomic window of Physeter macrocephalus isolate SW-GA chromosome 14, ASM283717v5, whole genome shotgun sequence:
- the LOC102994410 gene encoding ADP-ribosylation factor 2: MGNVFEKLFKSLFGKKEMRILMVGLDAAGKTTILYKLKLGEIVTTIPTIAGLSKWKHLSVPSFNVETVEYKNISFTVWDVGGQDKIRPLWRHYFQNTQGLIFVVDSNDRERVNEAREELTRMLAEDELRDAVLLVFVNKQDLPNAMNAAEITDKLGLHSLRQRNWYIQATCATSGDGLYEGLDWLSNQLKTQK; encoded by the exons ATGGGGAACGTTtttgaaaaactgtttaaaaGTCTATTTGGGAAAAAAGAGATGCGGATTCTTATGGTGGGTTTGGATGCCGCTGGAAAAACCACCATCTTATATAAATTGAAGCTGGGAGAGATTGTGACTACCATCCCTACGATAG CTGGCCTTTCAAAGTGGAAGCATCTCTCCGTACCAA GTTTCAACGTGGAGACGGTAGAATATAAAAACATCAGCTTCACAGTCTGGGATGTTGGTGGCCAGGACAAAATCAGACCTTTGTGGCGACATTATTTCCAGAACACACAAG GTCTGATTTTTGTGGTCGACAGTAACGACAGAGAGCGGGTCAATGAAGCCCGAGAAGAACTAACCAGAATGTTAGCAGAAGATGAGCTCAGAGATGCAGTTTTATTGGTGTTTGTAAATAAACAG GATCTTCCCAATGCTATGAACGCAGCAGAGATAACGGACAAGCTTGGCTTACATTCCCTCCGCCAGAGAAACTGGTACATTCAGGCTACCTGTGCCACCAGTGGAGATGGGCTTTACGAAGGCCTGGACTGGCTCTCCAACCAGCTCAAAACCCAGAAGTGA